A region from the Salmonirosea aquatica genome encodes:
- a CDS encoding toprim domain-containing protein produces the protein MTKFDELKERFPNLIPVPELRANVSIIELAVHYGYQLLPRKGRTRPVLEHPGHGDRIIIKNPKDPTQQVYQRAGDFTDSGTVIDFIRNRLSTVFSTYNHPGEHEFRNITHVLYDYLRIDPEQVSQNRRPLERVGESVAVKPFTEALFDVRPLEEENYLNRRHIAPETIQRPEFKGRIFSHVAYFDPSENRAVGYMTTKVHPEREYIRFTNVAFPYYNGKSTEVVGLELRNDKVKLHASGSDRINSVFISNPPLKVKRFHVLESAIDALSHRQLRSIDGDQAFDSVYFSTGGQLTRQQVETTFRYIASFNKVKDWCLVLSFDRDAKGHLYDLQFVQRMISDLFPVNPITAKSRRIAYQLPEEERYHTVREGLLKKIEAFNDGGTLIEVNQVGGSVRISIPESSAALAMVSESLLTLTALHHRVKIQKPRMKDFNADLTQEVELGKESRYVIRDESGQVLHNGNLPRQMADLMLNLREVGEGKVETNKAYVLSERLPYGFLSPQVEIVIEQGFVVRATQTPEFSQRMKTEV, from the coding sequence ATGACCAAGTTCGATGAGTTAAAAGAGCGTTTCCCCAATCTGATTCCGGTGCCGGAGCTACGAGCAAATGTCTCCATCATCGAGTTGGCAGTTCATTATGGGTATCAGCTATTGCCGCGCAAAGGCCGCACCCGACCCGTGTTGGAACATCCTGGACACGGAGACCGGATCATTATCAAAAATCCCAAAGACCCCACCCAACAAGTTTACCAGCGGGCCGGAGATTTCACTGATTCAGGTACAGTAATCGATTTCATTCGCAACCGTCTTTCTACCGTTTTCTCGACTTATAACCATCCCGGAGAACACGAGTTTAGGAACATTACCCATGTACTTTACGATTATCTTCGCATCGACCCCGAGCAGGTGAGTCAAAATCGTCGACCACTGGAAAGGGTAGGGGAGTCAGTAGCGGTAAAACCCTTCACCGAAGCGTTATTCGATGTCAGACCTTTGGAAGAAGAGAATTATCTCAACCGGCGGCACATCGCTCCTGAAACTATCCAACGTCCTGAATTTAAGGGTCGGATATTCTCCCACGTTGCCTATTTCGATCCAAGCGAGAACCGGGCGGTAGGCTATATGACGACTAAAGTCCACCCAGAACGAGAATATATTCGCTTCACCAATGTCGCCTTTCCTTACTACAACGGGAAGTCCACTGAGGTGGTAGGTTTGGAACTCAGAAATGACAAGGTAAAGCTGCACGCCTCCGGCAGCGATCGCATCAACAGCGTATTCATCTCGAACCCGCCGCTTAAAGTCAAACGGTTTCACGTACTGGAAAGCGCCATCGATGCCCTTTCCCACCGGCAGCTGCGGAGCATCGACGGTGACCAAGCTTTCGATTCCGTGTATTTTTCAACGGGCGGCCAACTCACCCGACAGCAGGTCGAGACAACCTTTCGCTACATCGCGTCTTTTAATAAAGTAAAGGACTGGTGTCTGGTTTTGAGTTTTGACCGAGACGCGAAAGGTCATCTTTATGACTTACAATTCGTGCAACGAATGATCAGCGATCTGTTTCCTGTGAATCCTATCACGGCCAAAAGCAGACGCATTGCCTATCAACTGCCGGAGGAGGAACGTTATCATACTGTCCGAGAAGGACTGCTGAAAAAGATCGAGGCGTTCAATGATGGGGGTACCCTGATCGAAGTAAACCAAGTCGGTGGCAGCGTACGAATCAGCATTCCCGAATCGTCCGCCGCCTTGGCTATGGTCAGCGAATCCCTGCTTACCCTGACCGCGCTACACCACCGGGTAAAAATTCAGAAACCTCGTATGAAAGATTTCAATGCGGATCTTACGCAGGAGGTGGAACTGGGTAAGGAATCCCGCTATGTTATCCGGGACGAATCTGGCCAGGTTTTACACAACGGAAACTTACCACGTCAGATGGCGGATTTGATGCTAAATCTCCGGGAAGTAGGGGAGGGGAAAGTAGAAACAAACAAAGCCTATGTGCTTAGCGAGCGTTTGCCCTACGGATTTCTATCACCCCAGGTCGAGATTGTGATCGAGCAGGGCTTTGTGGTACGGGCAACCCAGACCCCTGAATTCAGCCAGAGAATGAAAACCGAGGTTTAG
- a CDS encoding DUF5712 family protein codes for MVIRVLPARKGGIYTNSGSSQALINYLEHEAKEEVDPKRSIFFDQKREGIASHEVQEHIDTNVKGLRKNKPHFHSVVISPSRAELRHLEGDEEKLKSYTRQVMDNYAQNFKNRHQGKVEGKDVVWYATLHKDRQYSGLDEEVQTGQAQPKQKKQGEQTHIHVVVSARDQTMSRSLHPDSGSRQFNYNAWLTKSKKDFEQSFGYRPVITEAQQKQRLEKQVNRLERGGLLLDREQMHDIGRNQKYSPDFWKRMNEVERGAKKGDVFTPRQAYERLIENPEPKERKDKGAKKPDILPSKVESVKYKSKSVNSDTESITGKRQDKKLEVHHLAEKGEQKIDKHTDASSDQKFRPVRIDITPLIGALRFESVPNTGGHATGKDDDFRRRARRRR; via the coding sequence ATGGTCATTCGCGTATTGCCCGCCAGGAAGGGCGGCATCTACACCAATTCGGGGTCATCCCAGGCACTAATCAATTACCTCGAGCATGAGGCAAAGGAAGAGGTGGATCCGAAACGCTCGATCTTCTTCGATCAAAAACGCGAGGGCATTGCCAGTCATGAAGTGCAGGAACATATCGACACCAATGTAAAAGGGCTACGAAAGAACAAGCCGCATTTCCATTCCGTGGTGATTTCCCCAAGCCGAGCAGAGCTTCGACATTTGGAGGGAGATGAGGAGAAGTTGAAATCCTATACCCGCCAAGTAATGGACAATTATGCTCAAAATTTCAAAAACAGACATCAAGGCAAAGTGGAGGGGAAGGATGTGGTTTGGTACGCTACCCTCCATAAGGATCGGCAGTACTCTGGGTTAGACGAGGAGGTGCAGACAGGGCAGGCTCAACCTAAACAGAAGAAGCAGGGAGAGCAAACGCACATTCATGTCGTCGTCTCGGCGCGGGATCAGACGATGAGTCGGTCGCTGCATCCTGATAGCGGGAGCCGTCAGTTCAACTATAATGCCTGGCTGACAAAAAGCAAAAAGGACTTTGAACAGTCCTTCGGCTATAGACCCGTAATCACGGAAGCACAGCAGAAGCAAAGGCTGGAAAAACAGGTGAATCGGTTGGAGAGGGGAGGGCTGCTCCTCGATCGTGAGCAGATGCATGATATCGGACGAAATCAGAAATATTCACCTGATTTCTGGAAGCGAATGAATGAGGTTGAGCGCGGAGCCAAAAAGGGGGATGTCTTCACACCCCGACAAGCTTACGAACGCCTGATTGAAAATCCTGAACCAAAAGAGCGGAAGGACAAAGGAGCGAAAAAGCCGGACATATTACCTTCAAAAGTTGAATCGGTTAAATATAAAAGCAAGTCGGTGAATTCTGACACCGAGTCTATAACTGGAAAAAGGCAGGATAAAAAATTGGAGGTTCACCATTTGGCAGAGAAGGGTGAACAGAAGATCGACAAACACACAGATGCCTCTTCTGACCAGAAATTTAGACCTGTCCGTATTGATATCACGCCACTGATCGGCGCGTTGCGGTTTGAAAGTGTTCCCAATACCGGCGGCCACGCTACTGGTAAAGATGATGATTTCCGACGTCGAGCGAGGAGACGGAGATAA
- a CDS encoding serine hydrolase domain-containing protein: MNLHKILTTVLALMYFHCPRGYAQTESAAAKLLHDYLITQHQRMGFNGVVMVSANNSLIYQDAVGMASKELDVPITPQSVFRIASITKQFTALLTVLAAKKGKFALTDSLAGFFPELTDPTWRKITLHQLLTHTSGLPHNEGIVNYWSVKSFLPLSDKQAMAEIFDLKLLAEPGKETHYSSPGYFLLAGVLEKVYQDTYANILAIKIGEPLRLSNTGVASSRKMIPRLTSAYHMLGDCLIVAPNRDFSLMKGSGDLYASAEDLTRWNSSLLDGTLWPGEIKEKLFSVQNPQPVNGREDGYGYGWFIRPGGNRTREAYYTGGGTFGCSAISVIYPEENMSIVILSNVSALPVDELWKDVEKIVFGDDFELPVVHQEKKLPAGHVGKIPGIYVGENGMQLTISLSGNQLYAKLGSNPAFEIYAETLFQFYGKKVAVVLRFQPDKQGNVTRVEADGKGQKFTFKKQ; this comes from the coding sequence ATGAACCTCCATAAAATCCTGACTACCGTTTTAGCCCTGATGTATTTTCATTGTCCGCGTGGCTACGCCCAGACCGAGTCAGCCGCTGCCAAACTGCTCCATGACTACTTGATCACGCAGCATCAGAGGATGGGGTTCAACGGCGTGGTAATGGTAAGTGCCAACAATAGCCTCATTTACCAGGACGCAGTAGGTATGGCCTCCAAAGAGTTAGACGTACCCATCACCCCCCAGTCCGTTTTCCGAATTGCGTCTATCACCAAGCAGTTCACCGCCCTGCTGACCGTCCTGGCAGCCAAGAAAGGCAAATTCGCGCTGACGGATTCACTCGCTGGATTCTTTCCCGAATTGACCGACCCCACGTGGCGGAAAATCACCCTGCACCAACTTTTGACCCATACCTCCGGCTTACCCCATAACGAGGGCATTGTCAACTATTGGAGCGTCAAGTCCTTTCTGCCCCTGAGCGATAAACAGGCAATGGCTGAAATTTTTGATCTCAAACTACTGGCCGAACCCGGCAAGGAAACCCATTACTCAAGCCCTGGCTATTTTCTATTGGCCGGTGTGTTGGAAAAAGTCTATCAGGACACCTACGCCAATATTTTGGCAATAAAAATAGGAGAACCGCTCCGGCTGTCAAATACGGGCGTGGCTTCGTCGCGAAAAATGATTCCCCGGCTGACCAGCGCCTACCATATGCTGGGCGATTGTCTGATTGTGGCTCCCAACCGTGATTTTAGCCTGATGAAAGGCTCTGGCGATTTGTATGCGTCGGCGGAAGATTTGACCCGATGGAACAGCAGTCTGTTAGACGGCACACTATGGCCCGGGGAAATAAAAGAGAAGCTGTTTTCCGTTCAGAACCCGCAACCCGTGAACGGAAGAGAAGACGGCTACGGCTACGGCTGGTTCATCAGGCCTGGCGGAAACCGGACGCGGGAAGCTTACTACACGGGCGGCGGTACGTTCGGGTGCTCTGCTATCTCGGTCATTTACCCGGAGGAAAACATGTCCATCGTAATTTTGAGCAACGTGTCCGCCCTGCCCGTCGACGAACTTTGGAAAGACGTGGAAAAGATTGTTTTCGGGGATGATTTTGAATTGCCTGTAGTTCATCAGGAAAAGAAACTTCCGGCGGGACATGTGGGCAAAATACCGGGAATCTACGTAGGGGAGAATGGTATGCAACTCACTATCTCTCTGTCGGGAAACCAGCTTTACGCCAAACTGGGTAGCAATCCGGCTTTCGAGATATATGCCGAAACTCTTTTCCAATTCTATGGCAAAAAGGTGGCGGTGGTGCTGCGCTTTCAGCCCGATAAGCAGGGGAACGTTACGAGAGTGGAGGCTGATGGGAAAGGTCAAAAGTTTACTTTCAAAAAGCAATAA
- a CDS encoding RNA polymerase sigma factor: MEQTEFLALIDRHQGIIHKVCRLYRDTREDQEDLFQEIVYQLWRSLPSFVGTAKFTTWMYRIALNTAMATHRKNKPQLVSGDSLPERADEDGDAERQHREEKMFAALKQLDDPEKALIALYLDDLSYREIAELTGLTENHVGVKLNRIKTKVKKILNIN; the protein is encoded by the coding sequence ATGGAGCAGACCGAGTTTCTGGCCCTCATCGATCGACACCAAGGAATTATCCACAAGGTGTGCCGCCTGTACCGTGACACCCGGGAGGATCAGGAGGACCTGTTTCAGGAAATCGTCTACCAACTGTGGCGCTCCTTGCCTTCGTTCGTTGGCACGGCCAAATTCACCACCTGGATGTACCGCATCGCCTTGAACACCGCGATGGCCACCCACCGGAAGAATAAGCCACAGCTGGTGTCGGGCGACTCCCTTCCCGAACGTGCCGACGAGGATGGGGACGCAGAACGTCAGCACCGCGAGGAAAAAATGTTTGCGGCCCTGAAGCAGTTAGACGATCCCGAAAAAGCGCTGATCGCCCTCTATCTCGATGACCTGAGCTACCGGGAGATAGCCGAACTCACCGGCCTGACTGAGAACCATGTGGGGGTGAAGCTCAACCGCATCAAGACAAAAGTCAAGAAAATTTTAAATATAAACTGA
- a CDS encoding ParA family protein: MFSNKDVIEFLGTNPALSVSILEKEAALPSSTLSKAIAGKRTLNDRHLAALTPVLEKYGLSSGSQHQARVLSIINHKGGVGKTTTTINLGRALSFRGKRVLMVDMDSQGNLSQSLGVDEPEAQVAHTLLKSTPLFIHPVAEGYDLAPSDLELAYADLELVQAVGGVNQLRNALTPLLSQYDYILIDCPPALNIFTNSALVASDSCLVTLQPEASAMKGVSNLFDRIFQVRDRINYNLKIEGILLTMVDRRLKVHRDMIDYINQTLGNFRIFKSEIRNNVTVKESQIAQQDLFTYSPNCNAAEDYMKLADEILKIKTLKSETA; this comes from the coding sequence ATGTTTTCTAATAAGGATGTTATTGAATTTCTGGGCACCAATCCAGCTTTATCTGTGTCAATTCTGGAGAAGGAAGCGGCTCTTCCGTCCTCTACCCTTTCAAAAGCCATCGCTGGAAAGCGTACACTCAATGATCGGCATCTGGCCGCTTTGACTCCTGTGTTGGAAAAATACGGTTTGTCATCAGGAAGCCAGCATCAGGCCAGGGTGCTTTCCATTATTAATCATAAGGGCGGGGTTGGCAAAACCACTACGACCATTAACCTAGGTCGTGCGCTCTCATTTCGGGGTAAAAGGGTACTCATGGTAGATATGGACTCTCAGGGCAATCTTTCCCAATCTCTGGGTGTCGACGAACCCGAAGCGCAAGTAGCCCATACCTTATTGAAAAGTACCCCGCTATTTATCCACCCTGTCGCCGAGGGTTACGATTTAGCTCCCAGCGATTTAGAACTTGCATACGCCGATCTTGAACTCGTGCAGGCGGTAGGTGGCGTCAATCAATTGCGAAATGCGCTCACCCCATTGCTGAGTCAGTACGACTACATTCTGATCGACTGTCCGCCTGCACTCAACATTTTTACCAATTCCGCTCTGGTGGCTTCAGATTCATGTTTAGTTACGCTGCAGCCGGAAGCTTCGGCTATGAAAGGCGTTTCCAATCTTTTCGACAGAATTTTTCAGGTGCGTGACCGAATCAATTATAATCTCAAAATCGAGGGCATTCTGCTGACTATGGTCGATCGCCGCCTGAAGGTACACCGCGACATGATCGACTATATTAATCAGACCCTTGGCAACTTCCGGATTTTCAAAAGCGAGATTCGCAACAATGTAACGGTCAAAGAATCGCAGATCGCCCAGCAGGATTTATTCACGTACTCACCTAATTGCAACGCCGCTGAAGACTACATGAAACTGGCGGATGAAATACTGAAAATCAAAACTCTTAAATCAGAAACCGCGTGA
- a CDS encoding ArdC family protein → MKAQQKEVFDIYGFINGQIVKKLENGVIPWRKPWKVTVVDGQQYSIPHNYATKRPYSGVNAFLLALTPYSTPMFLTFNQVIELGGKVKKGAVSLPVVFWKPLKPEEGDKREKNRLILRYYRIFNIEDTTLPVKIQEPEKETRPKVVEACEHIIDQMPNCPRLINKDLSRCYYAPALDVINMAPAQNFKSPEDYYSVLFHELVHSTGHSSRLNRPEITELAAFGSQTYTKEELTAELGAAYLCGISGISAQTIDNNAAYIAGWLDRLRDDKRFFFEAAQKAQRAANFIQNISYQTES, encoded by the coding sequence ATGAAAGCGCAGCAGAAAGAAGTATTTGACATTTATGGATTTATCAATGGTCAAATAGTGAAGAAGTTGGAAAACGGGGTGATTCCGTGGCGTAAGCCCTGGAAAGTTACAGTGGTGGACGGGCAGCAATATAGCATCCCCCATAACTACGCCACTAAGAGACCTTACAGCGGAGTAAACGCTTTTTTGCTGGCCCTCACCCCTTACAGTACGCCTATGTTTTTGACCTTCAACCAGGTAATAGAGCTGGGTGGAAAGGTGAAAAAAGGTGCCGTCAGTTTACCCGTTGTTTTCTGGAAGCCACTAAAACCCGAGGAGGGCGACAAGAGAGAAAAGAATCGGTTGATTTTACGCTATTATCGCATATTCAACATCGAGGATACAACCTTGCCCGTCAAGATTCAGGAGCCGGAGAAGGAAACCCGGCCCAAGGTTGTCGAAGCCTGTGAGCATATTATCGACCAGATGCCCAATTGCCCCCGGCTGATAAACAAAGACCTAAGCCGATGCTATTACGCGCCCGCGCTCGATGTCATAAACATGGCCCCGGCGCAAAACTTCAAATCGCCGGAGGATTATTACAGCGTCTTGTTTCATGAACTCGTCCACTCAACCGGACACAGTAGCCGATTGAACCGCCCGGAGATAACAGAATTAGCCGCCTTCGGTAGCCAGACCTATACCAAGGAAGAGCTAACCGCCGAACTCGGAGCCGCTTACCTCTGTGGAATTAGTGGCATCAGCGCCCAGACTATCGACAATAACGCCGCCTATATTGCGGGCTGGCTGGATCGACTGCGGGATGATAAACGCTTTTTCTTTGAGGCAGCCCAGAAAGCCCAACGAGCCGCAAATTTCATTCAGAATATTAGCTACCAAACCGAATCGTGA
- a CDS encoding type IV secretory system conjugative DNA transfer family protein encodes MNQNRNAVWLLVALVAAVVGGEYFLLLYVPPRDVGWYNKLLNVYMKGGWLIRVVFALIIPVALAIPDDADLAGNQARKLRKQRRPSTMIQLVTVLGYLVGVMLLCIAHQFPFQFKYLVPTGAAISAIFGLGVGYWLLRPKPKRPLVEDRQAGVPSKGFQFGTTTGGWIKIPNPFRGIFIAGGPGSGKSASLAKPLIRQALAQDYCGILYDVKFPELTDYAYHRRQNSPEATSRFCVINFQDMDRTHRLNPIAPENIPSIAYAEEYALALLRNLQQETIEKQDFWSRSCTAVLTGLIWYLRKHHPKYCTLPHAVTLITKMPYDKLMTMIGNDSECLSYVMSVVTAIGNKSADQLSGVMGTLQVMLAKLSSPEVFWVMSATDEGFSMDLNNPEKPIWLCLGGDREVMDSMRPLLGLYSTVALKRMNRMGKHHSILLLDEAPTIYIPNFEQIPATGRSSQIATVYMCQDLSQVRKYYGEKESQMILGTLSNQFYGAVSSAETARYVSQLIGQHEVVTPEESRDNSSSFDLGSMFDGKYQPNRGRSTISYRKQQRPIVNPEELHEFDQGEFIGFTVESQQGRFWGRIALEAEDKETTGLPKFSKQHDLQTNMDSIVLDCAAMLGLGDKEIEKLLYKESNLVG; translated from the coding sequence ATGAATCAAAACCGGAATGCCGTGTGGCTGCTGGTGGCTTTGGTCGCCGCAGTAGTGGGGGGAGAGTACTTCCTGTTGTTGTACGTTCCGCCGCGGGATGTCGGCTGGTATAATAAACTATTGAACGTGTACATGAAAGGCGGCTGGTTGATCCGGGTAGTTTTTGCCCTGATTATTCCCGTGGCTCTTGCTATACCCGACGATGCCGACTTGGCAGGAAACCAAGCGAGGAAGCTGCGGAAGCAAAGGCGCCCTTCTACGATGATTCAACTAGTCACGGTATTGGGGTACCTCGTTGGCGTTATGCTATTATGCATAGCACACCAATTCCCGTTTCAGTTCAAATATTTGGTGCCGACAGGAGCGGCGATAAGCGCGATTTTTGGTTTGGGAGTGGGCTACTGGTTGCTACGACCCAAGCCCAAGCGACCCCTCGTCGAGGATCGCCAGGCAGGTGTTCCGTCAAAAGGCTTTCAGTTTGGTACCACCACGGGCGGCTGGATCAAGATACCCAATCCGTTCAGAGGCATCTTCATCGCGGGTGGTCCCGGTTCGGGGAAATCGGCTTCGCTGGCCAAGCCCCTCATTCGCCAGGCCCTCGCGCAAGACTACTGCGGCATTTTGTACGATGTCAAGTTTCCTGAACTGACAGACTATGCCTACCATCGCCGCCAGAATAGTCCCGAGGCAACGTCACGGTTTTGCGTCATCAATTTTCAGGACATGGATCGCACTCACCGCCTGAATCCGATTGCCCCGGAAAATATTCCTAGCATCGCTTATGCGGAGGAATACGCTTTGGCACTGCTCAGAAACCTGCAACAGGAAACCATCGAGAAACAAGATTTCTGGTCGCGTTCCTGCACGGCGGTTCTGACGGGCCTGATTTGGTACCTACGCAAGCACCATCCGAAGTACTGCACCTTGCCCCACGCCGTGACGCTGATTACCAAGATGCCTTATGACAAACTCATGACCATGATCGGAAATGACTCCGAATGTCTCAGTTACGTCATGAGTGTGGTTACGGCCATTGGTAACAAGTCGGCCGACCAGCTCTCCGGGGTGATGGGTACTTTACAGGTCATGTTGGCCAAGCTGTCCAGTCCCGAAGTGTTCTGGGTGATGTCGGCAACGGATGAAGGTTTCAGCATGGATTTGAATAATCCCGAGAAGCCAATTTGGCTCTGCCTGGGTGGCGACCGGGAAGTAATGGATTCAATGCGGCCCCTCCTGGGACTATACAGCACGGTGGCCCTGAAACGGATGAACCGCATGGGAAAGCATCATTCCATTCTGTTGCTAGATGAGGCTCCCACGATTTACATACCCAACTTCGAGCAGATACCCGCTACCGGGCGAAGCTCGCAGATCGCGACGGTGTACATGTGCCAGGATTTGTCGCAGGTGCGGAAGTACTACGGGGAAAAGGAAAGCCAGATGATTCTGGGAACGCTCAGCAACCAGTTTTACGGTGCGGTGTCGAGCGCGGAAACGGCCAGATACGTCAGCCAGTTGATCGGTCAGCACGAAGTCGTTACGCCGGAGGAATCGCGAGACAACAGCTCGTCCTTCGATCTGGGAAGTATGTTTGACGGAAAGTACCAACCGAACCGGGGCCGTAGTACAATCAGCTACCGGAAGCAACAGCGGCCTATCGTCAATCCCGAAGAACTTCACGAGTTTGACCAAGGCGAGTTCATCGGCTTTACAGTCGAATCGCAACAAGGGCGGTTTTGGGGAAGAATCGCTTTGGAAGCTGAGGATAAAGAAACGACAGGACTTCCAAAATTCTCCAAACAGCACGATTTGCAAACCAATATGGATAGCATCGTGCTGGACTGCGCCGCGATGTTGGGGCTGGGGGATAAGGAGATCGAGAAGTTACTTTATAAAGAGTCTAACTTAGTAGGGTAG